In Primulina eburnea isolate SZY01 chromosome 14, ASM2296580v1, whole genome shotgun sequence, the following proteins share a genomic window:
- the LOC140812037 gene encoding uncharacterized protein isoform X1, translating to MSASLGMVLGMGNPRLELAPIGQLLPIIQTKSVFVGSHPFSSGKRPLKSVANADTVIATDETYGRKEVISINSRVYDYLLANVREPQILRELREETATMRGSQMQVSPDQAQLLAMLVQILGAERCIEVGVYTGYSSLAIALVLPEGGRLVACERDAKSLEVAKRYYDLAGVSKKVDVKHGLAADTLKSMIQNGEGGSYDFAFVDAEKKMYQDYFELVLQLVRVGGIIVMDNVLWHGKVADPLVNDSKTVSIRNFNKILMMDERVTISMVPIGDGMTICRKR from the exons ATGTCTGCTAGTTTGGGTATGGTGCTTGGAATGGGAAATCCACGGCTTGAATTGGCGCCGATTGGTCAATTACTTCCCATTATCCAAACTAAATCGGTGTTCGTCGGAAGCCACCCATTTTCCTCAGGTAAACGGCCTTTGAAATCGGTGGCGAATGCAGACACAGTTATTGCGACTGACGAAACTTACGGACGCAAGGAAGTCATCAGTATCAATTCGAGGGTCTACGATTACTTATTGGCTAATGTTAGAGAGCCACAG ATATTGCGTGAGCTTAGGGAGGAAACTGCTACCATGCGTGGTAGTCAAATGCAG GTATCTCCTGATCAGGCCCAACTTCTTGCTATGCTTGTTCAGATTCTAGGAGCAGAAAGGTGCATTGAAGTTGGTGTCTATACT GGATACTCATCTCTGGCAATTGCTTTGGTCCTACCTGAAGGAGGTCGGCTGGTTGCTTGTGAGAGAGACGCTAAGTCATTAGAGGTTGCAAAAAGATATTATGACCTTGCTGGTGTCTCAAAGAAG GTGGATGTAAAACATGGTCTTGCAGCTGATACTCTCAAGTCTATGATTCAGAATGGTGAAGGTGGCAG CTATGATTTTGCTTTTGTAGATGCTGAGAAGAAAATGTATCAAGATTATTTCGAATTAGTGCTACAACTG GTAAGAGTTGGAGGGATTATAGTGATGGACAATGTCCTTTGGCATGGAAAAGTTGCTGATCCTCTG GTAAACGACTCAAAGACTGTTAGCATAAGAAATTTCAATAAGATTTTGATGATGGACGAGCGTGTGACCATCAGCATG GTTCCCATAGGTGATGGCATGACAATATGTAGAAAAAGGTAG
- the LOC140812037 gene encoding uncharacterized protein isoform X2, whose translation MRGSQMQVSPDQAQLLAMLVQILGAERCIEVGVYTGYSSLAIALVLPEGGRLVACERDAKSLEVAKRYYDLAGVSKKVDVKHGLAADTLKSMIQNGEGGSYDFAFVDAEKKMYQDYFELVLQLVRVGGIIVMDNVLWHGKVADPLVNDSKTVSIRNFNKILMMDERVTISMVPIGDGMTICRKR comes from the exons ATGCGTGGTAGTCAAATGCAG GTATCTCCTGATCAGGCCCAACTTCTTGCTATGCTTGTTCAGATTCTAGGAGCAGAAAGGTGCATTGAAGTTGGTGTCTATACT GGATACTCATCTCTGGCAATTGCTTTGGTCCTACCTGAAGGAGGTCGGCTGGTTGCTTGTGAGAGAGACGCTAAGTCATTAGAGGTTGCAAAAAGATATTATGACCTTGCTGGTGTCTCAAAGAAG GTGGATGTAAAACATGGTCTTGCAGCTGATACTCTCAAGTCTATGATTCAGAATGGTGAAGGTGGCAG CTATGATTTTGCTTTTGTAGATGCTGAGAAGAAAATGTATCAAGATTATTTCGAATTAGTGCTACAACTG GTAAGAGTTGGAGGGATTATAGTGATGGACAATGTCCTTTGGCATGGAAAAGTTGCTGATCCTCTG GTAAACGACTCAAAGACTGTTAGCATAAGAAATTTCAATAAGATTTTGATGATGGACGAGCGTGTGACCATCAGCATG GTTCCCATAGGTGATGGCATGACAATATGTAGAAAAAGGTAG
- the LOC140812116 gene encoding zinc finger protein CONSTANS-LIKE 5-like, whose product FFCAACDRDIHSVNPLARRHERVPVAPFYGAADRSSPSEEEEAEAWLIPKLNAEYGGVDLEKDSRSPEYKSAEYLFRDMDPYLDLDLFSGERKAHEQKQLSLDGVVPEHTKNRFGYGQYPAGPVADGIPAYEMDHPGPKHIMYNFTSQSSVSSSSLDVGVVPDVSTGFDCNEIYPTRVDRVARVLRYREKRTSRRFEKTIRYASRKAYAETRPRIKGRFAKRSDHDEIESFVAVETSRASVFLL is encoded by the exons TTCTTCTGCGCCGCCTGCGACCGCGACATACATTCGGTGAACCCCCTGGCCCGCCGCCACGAGCGTGTCCCCGTCGCACCCTTCTACGGAGCCGCAGATAGGTCCTCCCCTTCCGAGGAGGAGGAGGCAGAGGCGTGGCTGATCCCTAAGCTGAACGCCGAATACGGAGGGGTGGATCTGGAGAAGGATTCCAGGTCGCCCGAATACAAATCCGCGGAGTATCTGTTCAGGGATATGGATCCGTATTTGGATCTCGATTTATTCTCCGGGGAACGGAAGGCACACGAGCAGAAGCAGTTGTCGCTGGACGGAGTCGTGCCGGAGCATACCAAGAACAGATTTGGATATGGTCAGTACCCGGCGGGTCCGGTGGCAGACGGGATTCCGGCTTACGAAATGGATCATCCGGGGCCGAAGCACATAATGTACAACTTCACGTCCCAATCCAGT GTTTCATCTTCGTCCCTTGATGTGGGAGTGGTGCCGGATGTATCGACTGGTTTCGACTGTAACGAAATCTACCCCACCAGGGTCGACCGGGTGGCGAGGGTACTAAGATATAGAGAGAAGAGAACGAGTAGGAGGTTCGAAAAAACCATTCGATATGCATCAAGAAAGGCATATGCCGAAACTCGGCCAAGAATCAAAGGACGGTTTGCGAAGCGCTCCGATCACGATGAGATTGAGTCTTTTGTCGCTGTCGAGACATCCCGAGCTTCTGTGTTTTTGTTGTGA